A stretch of DNA from Noviherbaspirillum sedimenti:
CGCGTTTCCACGCCGACTGCGGTCGATTCGCGCTTGAGCTTGCTGGCCAGTTCCAGGCTGGAGCCGAGTACCAGTTCGAGCGCCTTGTTATGCGCGGCGCCGACCACGAAGGAGCGGTCGATCTTCAGTTCCGAGAAGGGAATGCGCAACTGGTGCTGCATGCTGGCGTCGCCTGTGCCGTAGTCGTCCACTGCCAGCATGAAACCTTTCATGCGCAATCTGGCGAGGTTTTCCAGCACGGCCGGCATTTCGGTCTTGGAAGCCGATTCACTGATTTCGATGGTGATGTCGCCGGGATCGATCCCATGCGCGGCCATGCAGTTGGCGAAATGATCCGCGAATTCCAGTTCCCTCAGGGCTTGCAAAGCCAGATTGATCGAGACGGCGATCGGGTGGCCGGCATCGTGCAAGGCGCGGCAGGCGGCCGCCGACTTGCGGATGATGCTCCAGCTAAGCAAGTCGATCTTGCCGCTGGCTTCCAGCAAGGGGATGAAGGCGCCTGGCGCGATCACGCCATGTTGCGGATGCTCCCAGCGGGCAAAGGCTTCGACGCCCTTGACCTTGCCGCTGGCGATCTCGACCTTGGGCTGGAAGTAGGGGACGAACTGGTCTTCCTGCAAGCCCAGCAGGATTTCCTCGAGCGTCGGCGCAGGGGGGGCGCTGGGCGCGGTCTGGTGCCGCGCCGGTGGCGCCACAT
This window harbors:
- a CDS encoding EAL domain-containing protein → MPLADLTYLVVEDNEFQRRWLVAMLTNRGASRIVEAGDGIAALALLQDPQQAIDLCFIDLNMPGMDGMELIRHMARSANPVSIILASALDPSLVFSVESMSQAYGVNMLGTITKPATPEELETLIARYVAPPARHQTAPSAPPAPTLEEILLGLQEDQFVPYFQPKVEIASGKVKGVEAFARWEHPQHGVIAPGAFIPLLEASGKIDLLSWSIIRKSAAACRALHDAGHPIAVSINLALQALRELEFADHFANCMAAHGIDPGDITIEISESASKTEMPAVLENLARLRMKGFMLAVDDYGTGDASMQHQLRIPFSELKIDRSFVVGAAHNKALELVLGSSLELASKLKRESTAVGVETRQDWDLLHKLGCTNVQGYYIAKPMAAKALNSWLAEWAQFF